One window of the Selenomonadales bacterium genome contains the following:
- a CDS encoding methylmalonyl-CoA carboxyltransferase — MWEKIQELEQKRNTLALGGGEKRIQKHKAQGKLTARERINYLLDPESFIETDVFVKHRCHDLGMADTEAPGEGVVTGYGTIDGRLVYVASQDFTVLGGSLGEAHAAKICKVMDLAVKNGAPMICINDSGGARIQEGVDALNGYGNIFYRNTLASGVIPQISVIMGPCAGGAVYSPALTDFVFMTAANSQMFITGPQVIKAVTGEDVTMENLGGASVHNTISGVAHFLAQTDEDCLAQVRRLVGFIPSNNLDPVPSVLTGEAGEPSGDALLEIIPVEPNRGYDTREVIANIVDDGDFLEVQPFYAENIVVGFGRLNGFPVGIVANQPKVTAGSLDINASDKAARFIRFCDCFNIPLVTFVDTPGYLPGVGQEYGGVIRHGAKLLYAYSEATVPKITVIVRKAYGGAYLAMCSRALGADVVYAYPTAEIAVMGPDGAANILFKDDIAAAENPQEFRQQKIREYREKFANPYVAAGRGMVDDVIDPRDTRRALINALSMSATKRESRPAKKHGNIPL, encoded by the coding sequence ATGTGGGAGAAGATTCAGGAGCTTGAGCAAAAGCGCAATACGCTAGCACTAGGCGGCGGCGAAAAGCGCATCCAAAAGCACAAGGCCCAAGGCAAGCTCACCGCGCGCGAGCGGATTAATTACCTGTTAGACCCGGAAAGCTTTATCGAGACAGACGTCTTCGTCAAGCACCGCTGCCATGACCTAGGTATGGCTGACACGGAAGCTCCGGGCGAAGGCGTGGTTACCGGTTATGGCACTATTGACGGTCGACTAGTCTACGTGGCGTCACAAGATTTTACTGTCCTCGGGGGTTCACTCGGTGAAGCACATGCGGCAAAAATCTGCAAAGTAATGGACTTGGCCGTAAAGAACGGGGCGCCGATGATTTGCATCAACGACTCCGGCGGCGCGCGCATTCAGGAGGGTGTGGACGCCTTAAATGGCTACGGCAACATTTTCTACCGCAACACGCTCGCCTCAGGCGTCATCCCGCAGATTTCGGTAATCATGGGACCTTGCGCCGGCGGAGCGGTGTACTCACCCGCCTTGACCGACTTTGTCTTTATGACTGCCGCCAACAGCCAAATGTTTATTACCGGACCACAGGTAATTAAGGCCGTCACGGGCGAAGATGTCACGATGGAGAATCTCGGCGGAGCCTCGGTGCACAATACCATTAGCGGTGTGGCACATTTTCTCGCCCAGACGGACGAGGACTGCTTAGCCCAAGTTCGCCGTCTCGTAGGGTTTATCCCCAGCAACAACCTTGACCCGGTGCCTTCCGTGTTAACCGGTGAGGCCGGGGAGCCAAGCGGCGACGCGCTGCTGGAAATTATTCCAGTTGAGCCAAACCGCGGCTACGACACGCGGGAGGTTATTGCTAACATTGTAGACGACGGCGATTTTCTCGAAGTCCAGCCTTTCTATGCGGAGAACATTGTAGTTGGTTTTGGACGCCTCAACGGTTTCCCTGTCGGCATCGTCGCCAACCAGCCCAAGGTCACCGCAGGCAGTTTGGACATTAATGCGTCGGACAAGGCTGCCCGCTTTATCCGCTTCTGCGACTGCTTTAACATTCCGCTCGTGACGTTCGTGGACACACCGGGATACCTCCCGGGTGTAGGCCAGGAATACGGCGGCGTGATTCGCCACGGCGCGAAGCTTCTGTACGCGTATTCCGAAGCTACAGTGCCCAAGATTACTGTCATTGTGCGCAAGGCCTACGGGGGAGCATACCTCGCGATGTGCAGTCGGGCGTTAGGCGCTGACGTCGTCTATGCCTATCCCACCGCAGAGATTGCCGTAATGGGGCCTGACGGCGCAGCCAATATCCTTTTTAAGGATGACATAGCCGCGGCAGAAAACCCGCAGGAGTTTCGCCAACAGAAAATCCGCGAGTACCGCGAGAAGTTCGCTAACCCCTATGTGGCTGCCGGCCGGGGCATGGTCGATGACGTGATAGACCCGCGCGATACACGCCGCGCCTTAATCAACGCTTTGTCCATGAGTGCGACCAAGCGCGAAAGCCGCCCCGCCAAGAAACATGGCAACATCCCACTTTAG
- the mce gene encoding methylmalonyl-CoA epimerase, giving the protein MLEKIDHLGIAVRDLNTVLAFYTDKLGLPCTGEEVVAEQKVRVAFLPLGQTKLELLESTAPDGPVAKFIEQKGEGIHHVAIRVANIEEALASLKAKGVRLIDEKPRIGAHGAKIAFIHPKESHGVLIELCERCE; this is encoded by the coding sequence ATGCTAGAGAAAATAGATCACTTAGGCATAGCGGTGAGGGACCTAAACACCGTGCTGGCGTTTTACACAGACAAACTCGGGTTGCCTTGCACGGGGGAAGAAGTTGTGGCCGAACAAAAGGTTAGGGTGGCGTTTTTGCCACTGGGGCAGACCAAGCTTGAGCTCTTGGAGTCGACCGCTCCCGACGGTCCGGTCGCTAAATTCATCGAGCAAAAAGGCGAGGGGATTCATCACGTGGCTATTCGCGTGGCAAACATCGAGGAGGCACTCGCTTCACTCAAGGCCAAGGGAGTTCGCCTAATCGACGAGAAGCCGCGCATAGGGGCACACGGCGCGAAGATCGCCTTTATCCACCCCAAGGAAAGCCACGGCGTGCTCATCGAGCTTTGCGAGAGATGCGAATAG
- the meaB gene encoding methylmalonyl Co-A mutase-associated GTPase MeaB, with the protein MSRVDRLVQGFRRGDMRALARAISLVEAGEAQGEELLAELARVDRRARLIGVTGPPGAGKSTLTAKLAQALLDRGERVALLLIDPSSPFTGGAILGDRIRMHDIVGQSGLYVRSLGSRGSLGGLSRAVPPVVQLLESFGFDTVIVETVGTGQAETDVVEAVDSVVVVAVPGLGDDVQAMKAGIIEIADVCVVNKADREGAERTARQLEEALKLGPRSVPVLATIATSGVGVAALVNALDDHYRAMVADGELAQRRKARLRKALYTYTSSIVNGRLGEWLEHRLSSLWPDIESGQVDVYTCGRKLAAEFQRGGEEQC; encoded by the coding sequence ATGTCGCGCGTCGATAGGTTAGTGCAAGGGTTTCGTCGCGGCGACATGCGCGCCTTAGCTCGCGCCATTTCCTTAGTAGAGGCGGGTGAGGCGCAGGGTGAGGAGCTCCTGGCGGAACTCGCACGCGTCGACAGAAGGGCCCGCTTAATCGGTGTCACCGGACCGCCCGGGGCAGGGAAAAGCACGCTGACGGCCAAGCTAGCTCAAGCATTGCTTGACCGCGGTGAGCGAGTCGCTTTGCTCTTGATTGACCCTTCCAGTCCGTTTACCGGCGGGGCAATCTTAGGTGACCGAATTCGCATGCACGATATTGTGGGACAGAGCGGCCTCTACGTCCGTAGCCTCGGTTCCCGGGGCAGTCTTGGCGGACTTTCTCGCGCTGTGCCACCTGTCGTGCAGTTACTGGAGTCCTTCGGCTTTGACACGGTTATTGTCGAGACTGTGGGAACCGGCCAGGCGGAGACAGATGTGGTAGAAGCCGTGGACTCCGTGGTAGTGGTGGCAGTGCCGGGCCTCGGCGACGATGTGCAGGCCATGAAGGCGGGTATTATAGAAATTGCCGATGTATGCGTAGTCAACAAAGCTGACCGCGAGGGAGCGGAGCGCACCGCGCGTCAGTTAGAGGAAGCCCTCAAGCTAGGACCTCGCTCCGTGCCTGTGCTAGCTACAATTGCCACTAGCGGCGTAGGAGTCGCTGCTCTGGTAAACGCGCTAGACGACCACTACCGGGCTATGGTGGCTGACGGTGAGCTCGCACAGCGGCGAAAGGCGCGACTGCGCAAGGCTCTCTACACATACACGTCGAGCATTGTCAATGGTCGCCTGGGGGAATGGCTCGAACATCGCCTAAGTTCCCTCTGGCCGGACATAGAAAGTGGGCAGGTCGATGTCTACACATGCGGCCGCAAGTTGGCTGCGGAGTTTCAAAGGGGGGGTGAGGAACAATGCTAG
- a CDS encoding cobalamin B12-binding domain-containing protein: MSEQTFIRVLVAKPGLDGHDRGAKIVARALRDAGMEVIYTGLRQTPEQIVEAAIQEDVDVVALSCLSGAHNYLFPRVVELLGQQGGGDILVVGGGVIPEDDIPALRASGVKEIFTPGATTQAIVEFIRTNVARR; this comes from the coding sequence ATGAGTGAACAAACTTTTATCCGTGTGCTTGTGGCCAAGCCCGGACTTGACGGGCACGACAGAGGCGCCAAGATTGTGGCACGTGCTTTGCGTGATGCAGGCATGGAGGTTATTTACACGGGACTGCGACAGACCCCGGAACAAATCGTGGAAGCGGCTATCCAGGAGGACGTCGATGTCGTAGCGCTGAGCTGCTTGTCCGGCGCCCACAATTACTTGTTCCCACGCGTTGTTGAGCTGCTTGGGCAACAGGGCGGCGGTGACATCTTGGTTGTGGGCGGGGGCGTTATCCCCGAAGATGACATTCCGGCCTTGCGTGCGAGCGGAGTAAAGGAAATCTTCACTCCCGGGGCGACCACGCAGGCAATAGTGGAGTTTATTCGCACCAATGTCGCGCGTCGATAG
- a CDS encoding methylmalonyl-CoA mutase family protein encodes MEEKKPSERKRSFRNTSNIEIKRVYTAEDSTGSDGALGLPGDYPFTRGVQPTMYRGRFWTMRQYAGMASAEESNARYRYLLEQGQTGLSVAFDLPTQIGYDSDHALAQGEVGKVGVAIDSLADMEVLFGGIPLDKVSTSMTINAPAAVLLAMYIAVAEKQGVSPAKLNGTIQNDILKEYAARGTYIFPPAQSMRLITDIFAYCSEQVPEWNTISISGYHIREAGSTAVQEAAFTLSNGIAYVQAALDAGLRVDDFAPRLSFFFNSHVDFFEEIAKFRAARRLWAKIMRERFGATNPRSQMLRFHTQTGGSTLTAQQPDNNIIRVTLQALAAVLGGTQSLHTNSRDEALALPTEESVRIALRTQQIIAYESGVADVVDPLGGSYYIESLTNAIEQAAAAQIARIDACGGAVRAIELGIMQRDIQDSAYAWQQQVESKERIVVGVNQFQVREGAPRGLERIDASVGEKQKAKLANLKARRDNAKVEEALAILARTAASKDNLMPAVLEAVRAYATLGEVCDVLRRVFGEYRPEETLT; translated from the coding sequence ATGGAGGAGAAGAAACCGTCCGAACGCAAGCGTTCATTCAGGAATACTTCGAACATTGAGATTAAGCGCGTATATACCGCGGAAGACTCAACTGGCAGCGACGGCGCCTTAGGGCTGCCGGGGGATTATCCTTTTACGCGTGGTGTGCAGCCGACGATGTACCGCGGGCGCTTCTGGACCATGCGCCAGTACGCGGGGATGGCTTCCGCCGAGGAGTCTAACGCTCGCTATCGCTATTTGCTGGAGCAGGGTCAAACAGGCCTCAGCGTCGCCTTTGACCTTCCTACCCAAATCGGCTACGACTCAGACCATGCCCTAGCACAGGGTGAGGTTGGTAAAGTCGGTGTAGCCATCGACTCGCTCGCAGACATGGAAGTGCTGTTTGGAGGCATTCCTCTAGACAAAGTCAGTACATCGATGACCATTAATGCGCCAGCCGCCGTGCTGTTGGCCATGTACATCGCCGTCGCCGAGAAGCAAGGGGTGTCCCCGGCCAAACTTAACGGCACCATTCAAAACGACATCTTAAAGGAGTATGCGGCGCGCGGCACGTACATTTTCCCGCCGGCACAAAGCATGCGCCTGATCACAGACATATTCGCCTATTGCTCCGAGCAGGTGCCGGAGTGGAATACTATCAGCATCAGCGGCTACCACATTCGGGAAGCCGGTTCCACTGCTGTGCAGGAAGCAGCCTTCACCCTTAGCAACGGCATTGCTTACGTTCAGGCGGCGCTCGACGCGGGACTGCGTGTTGACGATTTTGCCCCGCGCCTCTCGTTCTTCTTTAATTCCCACGTAGACTTCTTTGAGGAGATTGCCAAGTTTCGCGCTGCGCGTCGCTTGTGGGCTAAGATTATGCGCGAGCGTTTTGGGGCCACCAATCCACGCTCGCAGATGCTCCGTTTCCATACGCAGACCGGCGGCTCAACTTTGACAGCGCAGCAACCCGACAACAACATCATTCGCGTCACGCTGCAGGCGCTGGCGGCTGTGCTGGGGGGTACGCAGAGCTTACACACCAACTCGCGCGATGAGGCTCTCGCACTTCCAACCGAGGAATCTGTACGTATTGCGCTGCGCACGCAGCAGATCATTGCCTATGAGAGCGGCGTCGCCGACGTTGTAGACCCGCTAGGAGGCTCATACTATATCGAGAGCTTGACTAACGCTATAGAACAGGCTGCCGCAGCACAAATCGCCAGAATAGATGCCTGCGGCGGAGCCGTTCGCGCCATCGAGCTTGGGATAATGCAGCGAGACATTCAAGACAGCGCTTACGCTTGGCAACAGCAGGTAGAGAGCAAAGAACGTATTGTGGTCGGCGTAAATCAGTTTCAGGTGCGCGAAGGCGCACCGCGCGGACTTGAGCGCATAGACGCAAGCGTCGGCGAGAAACAGAAGGCCAAGCTCGCGAACCTAAAGGCGCGCCGGGACAACGCCAAAGTAGAAGAAGCACTCGCCATACTCGCCCGCACTGCCGCGTCCAAGGATAACCTAATGCCTGCGGTGCTCGAGGCCGTGCGCGCCTACGCTACGCTTGGCGAAGTGTGCGATGTGCTTAGGCGTGTTTTTGGCGAGTATCGCCCAGAAGAGACGCTGACGTAA
- a CDS encoding Glu/Leu/Phe/Val dehydrogenase, whose translation MSKENLNVFQQVQAQIKEACDLLGLDDSYYEILKTPERAMEVGIPVRMDDGSVKTFVGYRSQHNTVNGPAKGGIRFHPDVTFDEVKTLSMWMTFKCAVIGLPYGGGKGGITVDPSKLSKGEIERLARGYVRKLGDFIGPAVDIPAPDVNTNPQVMAWMVDEYNAMKGYNNPGVITGKPVLIGGSLGRTEATGRGVVITTREACRAMNIDLKGARVAVHGYGNVGSFAGLYLHKLGAKIVAALDLGGGAYNPAGLDAVELMEHSKPRRTVFGFPGSTNITAEELFALDVDVLVLAALENTITMDNQHLVRAKIVSEGANGPVTTEAGKKMSERGIVILPDILCNAGGVTVSYFEWVQNLMNYYWPEQEVNEKLERNMVNAFNNLWKMAAEKKVDLRTAAYLVAIRRVADAMKLYGWV comes from the coding sequence ATGTCTAAAGAGAATCTCAACGTCTTTCAGCAGGTTCAAGCGCAGATTAAGGAAGCCTGCGATCTTCTGGGACTCGACGACAGCTACTATGAAATCCTAAAAACCCCCGAGCGCGCTATGGAGGTAGGCATCCCGGTGCGCATGGACGACGGTTCAGTCAAGACGTTTGTCGGCTACCGCTCGCAACACAACACCGTCAACGGACCGGCCAAAGGCGGCATCCGTTTTCACCCCGATGTAACCTTTGATGAGGTAAAGACGCTGTCCATGTGGATGACCTTTAAGTGTGCGGTAATCGGCCTTCCCTATGGCGGCGGTAAGGGCGGCATCACCGTAGACCCAAGCAAGCTGTCCAAAGGTGAAATCGAGCGCCTAGCACGCGGGTATGTGCGTAAACTCGGCGACTTTATCGGCCCCGCGGTCGACATCCCGGCTCCGGATGTCAACACCAATCCGCAGGTTATGGCTTGGATGGTCGATGAGTACAACGCCATGAAGGGCTATAACAACCCTGGCGTTATCACAGGAAAGCCAGTACTTATCGGCGGTTCGCTCGGCCGCACGGAGGCGACCGGACGCGGCGTAGTCATCACCACACGCGAAGCTTGCCGCGCCATGAACATCGACCTGAAGGGTGCCAGAGTGGCCGTACACGGCTATGGCAATGTCGGAAGTTTTGCGGGTCTTTACCTGCATAAGCTTGGCGCTAAAATTGTGGCGGCGCTTGATCTAGGCGGCGGGGCTTATAATCCGGCCGGCCTTGATGCGGTGGAGTTGATGGAGCACTCCAAGCCAAGGCGTACTGTTTTTGGCTTCCCAGGCAGCACAAACATCACGGCGGAAGAACTGTTCGCTCTGGACGTCGATGTACTGGTGCTGGCCGCCTTAGAGAACACCATTACCATGGATAACCAGCACCTAGTAAGAGCGAAGATCGTATCTGAGGGCGCTAACGGCCCCGTAACGACCGAGGCCGGCAAGAAGATGTCCGAGCGCGGCATTGTGATTCTGCCGGATATTCTCTGCAATGCTGGCGGCGTCACCGTATCGTACTTCGAGTGGGTGCAAAACCTGATGAATTACTACTGGCCGGAGCAGGAGGTAAATGAAAAGCTCGAGCGCAATATGGTCAATGCCTTTAACAACCTGTGGAAGATGGCCGCGGAGAAAAAGGTGGATCTGCGCACCGCAGCCTATCTGGTCGCCATTCGCCGCGTAGCCGACGCCATGAAACTTTACGGTTGGGTCTGA
- a CDS encoding 2-oxoacid:acceptor oxidoreductase family protein, with protein MRRYNVRMAGVGGQGVVTASHVLSNGVIQSGGESTVVPFFGSEKRMAPVESYVRIADGKLYEIGEIIYPNVIVIFHSQVITHGKSYTMPFYSGIKDDSYILINMAQQAQLSKDEERELTEKRAKVFYIPATQLALQHAGTEVATNMVMIGAVSAVLGLPDLASLEKALIERFLGKGLVASGGTASLDKAMEKNFGPKVDLVRKNMEAIKAAVQYALEQGWEISPKGGTTSCTK; from the coding sequence ATGCGCAGGTACAATGTTCGCATGGCCGGCGTTGGAGGGCAGGGCGTGGTTACCGCTTCGCATGTACTCAGCAACGGCGTAATTCAAAGCGGCGGCGAAAGCACGGTCGTCCCTTTCTTTGGCTCGGAGAAACGCATGGCGCCGGTAGAGAGCTATGTGCGTATTGCCGACGGTAAGTTATACGAGATTGGCGAGATTATTTATCCGAATGTAATCGTTATTTTCCACAGTCAGGTCATCACGCACGGCAAGTCATATACTATGCCTTTTTACTCCGGCATCAAAGATGACTCCTATATCTTGATTAACATGGCCCAGCAAGCCCAGTTAAGCAAGGACGAAGAGCGCGAACTAACGGAGAAGCGAGCCAAGGTTTTCTATATACCGGCGACACAGCTCGCACTGCAACATGCCGGTACGGAAGTCGCCACCAATATGGTGATGATCGGTGCCGTCAGTGCGGTATTGGGCCTGCCTGACCTCGCTTCGCTAGAAAAAGCTTTGATAGAGCGTTTTCTCGGCAAAGGTTTGGTAGCCTCAGGCGGCACGGCTTCGTTAGACAAAGCCATGGAGAAGAACTTCGGTCCAAAAGTTGACCTGGTCAGAAAGAACATGGAAGCGATTAAGGCCGCCGTGCAGTATGCTCTAGAGCAGGGATGGGAAATATCGCCGAAAGGGGGGACTACATCGTGTACAAAGTAG
- a CDS encoding GntR family transcriptional regulator: MVALELRKKSGVPLYVQLKASIRQQAESGAWSPGFKLPTERELSTLLAVSRNTVSQAYRELEQEGILVSLQGKGTFLAKADASALSASRSNRLEALVSNALGQALDEGFACDEFMEAATRVALQRQRLLSEVRIVFVECNREQVDYFSTHLGLGSGVSASPMLLEEVLSATPETQKLIENAEIVVTTFFHESDVRAAIGPDKLLLAVALEPQLETMVRIARIPRQSKLALVCISDVFAAKVQNSLNAAGLEHRLDVLTSRDDSRRISQVLGGCDAVLVSPGRKREVSLLCPTDKEVIEFIYRPDLGSTNLLQNTILAQRKSIGRNGSARL; the protein is encoded by the coding sequence ATGGTAGCGTTGGAGCTCCGCAAGAAGTCGGGTGTCCCTCTCTATGTGCAACTGAAAGCAAGTATTCGACAACAGGCTGAGAGCGGCGCGTGGTCCCCGGGTTTTAAGCTGCCGACTGAGAGAGAACTGTCGACACTGTTGGCGGTCAGTCGCAATACCGTGAGCCAAGCCTACCGGGAACTTGAGCAAGAGGGCATCTTAGTTTCGTTACAGGGGAAAGGCACCTTCTTGGCTAAGGCTGACGCTAGTGCCCTAAGTGCCAGCCGGAGTAACAGGCTCGAGGCCCTAGTGTCGAATGCGCTGGGGCAGGCGTTAGATGAAGGGTTTGCCTGTGATGAGTTTATGGAGGCGGCTACTCGCGTAGCGCTGCAGAGGCAACGCCTGCTCAGCGAAGTGCGCATCGTGTTTGTCGAGTGCAATCGCGAACAGGTGGACTATTTCTCAACTCACCTCGGACTAGGCAGCGGGGTAAGCGCTAGCCCGATGCTGCTTGAAGAAGTACTCTCGGCCACGCCGGAAACACAAAAGCTTATCGAGAATGCGGAAATCGTGGTGACGACGTTCTTTCACGAGAGCGATGTGCGCGCGGCCATTGGTCCGGACAAACTCCTGTTGGCGGTAGCGTTAGAGCCTCAGCTGGAGACCATGGTGCGAATTGCTAGGATTCCCCGGCAAAGCAAACTGGCTCTGGTCTGCATCTCAGACGTGTTTGCCGCGAAAGTACAAAATTCGCTTAACGCCGCCGGTTTGGAGCATCGCCTCGACGTGTTGACCTCGCGAGATGACAGCAGGCGTATCAGCCAAGTGTTGGGGGGCTGTGACGCTGTCTTGGTGTCTCCCGGACGCAAACGGGAAGTCTCGCTGCTCTGCCCGACAGACAAAGAGGTCATCGAGTTTATCTATCGACCGGACCTCGGTTCCACTAACCTTCTGCAAAATACCATCCTAGCGCAGCGCAAAAGCATTGGAAGAAACGGATCCGCAAGATTATAA
- a CDS encoding PHP domain-containing protein, producing the protein MLDLHTHSSASDGKESPREIVRQAKERGLQGIALTDHDTCVGLEEAFAAGLTYGLAVLPGIELSAEWCDKDVHILGYWISQSDRQLTALTAKLRAERATRIASMVARLGELGLPLTLSEVTDQNKGDAHSLGRPHVARALLNRGYVGNFAAAFDQYLERGRPAYVPRYKLLPEEAIKAIVGSGGVAVWAHPGPLAKLLLKPLVKAGLRGIEVYHPDHDEARERELLGLACEHGLVVTGGSDAHSAAALGTKGIGNHVWYELWSRR; encoded by the coding sequence GTGTTAGACCTACACACTCATAGTTCTGCTTCAGACGGCAAAGAGTCGCCACGTGAGATAGTGCGGCAAGCCAAAGAACGAGGACTGCAAGGGATAGCGCTAACCGACCACGATACCTGTGTCGGGTTGGAAGAAGCCTTTGCCGCAGGCCTCACATATGGTCTTGCCGTGCTACCCGGCATTGAACTGAGCGCCGAGTGGTGCGACAAGGACGTGCATATCCTAGGTTACTGGATCAGCCAAAGTGACCGGCAGTTGACTGCGCTGACGGCCAAACTACGCGCGGAGCGCGCTACTCGCATTGCGAGCATGGTAGCGCGATTAGGTGAGTTAGGCTTACCTTTGACGCTCTCTGAGGTGACAGACCAAAACAAGGGCGACGCTCACTCGCTAGGCCGACCCCACGTAGCGAGAGCTCTGCTTAACAGAGGTTATGTCGGGAACTTCGCCGCTGCCTTTGACCAGTACCTTGAGCGTGGACGGCCTGCCTATGTGCCGCGTTATAAACTGCTACCGGAAGAGGCGATAAAAGCGATCGTCGGGAGCGGGGGCGTCGCGGTTTGGGCGCATCCCGGCCCGTTGGCAAAATTACTGCTCAAACCACTGGTAAAGGCAGGTCTCCGAGGGATAGAGGTGTATCACCCCGACCATGACGAAGCGCGCGAGCGAGAGCTCTTAGGTTTGGCGTGTGAGCACGGTTTGGTGGTTACCGGGGGCTCGGATGCGCATAGCGCCGCCGCATTGGGAACAAAGGGCATAGGGAATCATGTTTGGTACGAGCTGTGGTCGCGGCGGTAA
- a CDS encoding dipeptidase, whose amino-acid sequence MTTELHSRALVIDSHCDTILKVLGSRGEYRLGELHFAEHVDIPRLRQGGVDVQFFAAYIGAEYKPDRAVKRTLQLLDCLYQEIEANQDTLRLILKASDIDFVKTNNQIGVLISIEGGEALEGELAALRIYHRLGVRAVGLTWNERNQIAEGVGECRSGGGLTDFGVSVVAEMNRLGMIVDVSHISEPGFYDVLEVSKHPIIASHSNARAVCGHVRNLTDRQIRALAANGGVVGMNFAPEFLVEHGEAHLDDVVTHIDHIVNLLGNSKHVGLGGDLDGISHTPVGLEDVTKYPALTEALLRRGYSEEALLDVLGLNHLRVIRTVLG is encoded by the coding sequence ATGACTACAGAGCTTCATTCGCGTGCGTTGGTCATTGACAGCCACTGCGATACCATTCTCAAGGTGCTAGGCTCACGCGGGGAATATCGCCTCGGTGAACTCCACTTTGCCGAACACGTAGACATCCCCCGCCTGCGGCAGGGAGGAGTGGACGTCCAATTCTTTGCCGCTTACATAGGTGCCGAATACAAACCCGACCGCGCCGTTAAGCGCACACTCCAGCTCCTAGACTGCCTGTATCAGGAGATTGAGGCTAACCAAGACACGCTTAGGTTAATCCTTAAGGCTAGCGATATAGATTTCGTCAAGACAAACAATCAGATAGGCGTACTAATCTCTATCGAGGGAGGAGAGGCGCTAGAGGGAGAACTAGCCGCGCTGCGCATTTACCACCGCTTGGGAGTTAGGGCGGTGGGACTCACTTGGAATGAACGCAATCAAATAGCCGAAGGGGTGGGAGAGTGCCGGAGCGGCGGTGGGCTGACCGACTTTGGCGTCAGCGTAGTAGCGGAGATGAACCGGTTAGGCATGATTGTCGATGTCTCGCACATTTCCGAACCCGGTTTTTATGATGTCTTAGAGGTAAGCAAACACCCCATTATCGCTTCCCACAGCAATGCCCGCGCGGTTTGCGGCCATGTCCGTAACCTCACCGACCGACAGATTCGTGCTCTGGCGGCGAACGGGGGGGTTGTGGGCATGAACTTTGCCCCAGAATTTTTGGTGGAACATGGCGAGGCCCACCTAGACGATGTAGTTACGCACATCGACCACATCGTCAACCTACTTGGGAACAGCAAACATGTCGGTCTGGGAGGAGACTTAGACGGGATTTCACACACACCAGTGGGGCTGGAAGATGTCACCAAATACCCCGCGCTGACCGAGGCCCTGCTTAGGCGCGGCTATAGTGAGGAGGCGCTCTTAGATGTTCTGGGCCTAAACCATTTGCGCGTCATCCGGACGGTGCTAGGGTAG
- a CDS encoding TIGR00282 family metallophosphoesterase — protein MFNVLFLGDIVGKPGREVVRQLISQLRSRFAINYCIANGENAAHGTGLTRDVADELLNIGVDVLTGGNHTWDKKEILEFIDDYPRVLRPVNYPNGVPGSGVMLTEVGSPPVPLAVVSLLGRTFMPPVDCPFQAMDKVLAGLPANCLTFVDFHAEATSEKLALAHYLDGRVAGLVGTHTHVQTADERLLPKGTAYLSDAGMCGPYNSVLGVAVAPVVRKFTTGLPARFELAEGPKVLAGVVYRFNLATRRAVVTPERILTVVP, from the coding sequence GTGTTCAATGTGCTATTTCTTGGAGATATTGTAGGGAAACCTGGGAGGGAAGTTGTACGCCAGCTTATCTCACAGCTTCGCTCGCGATTCGCCATAAACTACTGCATTGCCAACGGCGAGAATGCGGCGCACGGTACCGGCCTGACGCGCGATGTTGCGGATGAGCTCCTAAACATCGGCGTCGACGTGCTTACCGGCGGCAATCATACTTGGGATAAGAAGGAGATTCTCGAGTTCATCGACGACTACCCTCGCGTTTTGCGTCCGGTGAACTATCCAAACGGAGTACCGGGCAGCGGCGTAATGCTGACCGAGGTGGGATCACCCCCTGTGCCGTTAGCTGTTGTTAGCTTGTTGGGCCGCACGTTTATGCCGCCTGTAGACTGCCCTTTTCAGGCAATGGACAAAGTGTTAGCCGGGTTACCAGCGAATTGCCTAACGTTCGTGGACTTCCACGCCGAGGCGACATCCGAAAAACTAGCCCTTGCGCACTACCTTGACGGCAGAGTCGCGGGGCTTGTCGGTACACACACGCATGTGCAGACGGCGGATGAACGTCTGTTGCCCAAGGGGACAGCCTACCTTTCGGACGCCGGGATGTGCGGCCCTTACAATTCGGTGCTCGGTGTGGCTGTAGCCCCGGTCGTGCGCAAATTTACCACCGGCTTGCCCGCGCGCTTTGAGCTTGCGGAGGGGCCGAAGGTGCTTGCCGGCGTGGTGTACCGCTTTAACCTAGCTACTAGGCGCGCCGTGGTTACGCCCGAGCGCATACTGACCGTAGTCCCCTAA